aaacaaaaaattaacaACATTGTTTTACTAACTTTATCAGTTCTGATCAAAAGCGATAACAATTCAAAGCCGAGCATCGGGTGTAACACAGCGGGGCCTTCAAAACAACTCGCTCCAGCCATCACGGTGGCAGCTGGAGTTGTGAGTTACCTTCAGGTGGCAGCGTGTGTGACGGACCTGAGCCTCGCCTCTGCAACTGGCAGGTTTACGGGAATCACAACGGACGAGACGGGAGTTGTGAGCTGATCCGAACACAGCCGGGAGGCACGCTGCACTTCACGTGCATGTATTCGAGTGCAGCAATGTGCGATAGGTGAGAGTCTGCGTGTTAATGTTTCATGTCCTAATGTTTTGCTTTGAgagctaaaaatgaaaagaagagcACGTTTCTGTTCTGTGGCTAGTAAAAGCTCATCATTTTATCTTTCCTTTGCATGGATCTCCTGCCCTCACAAATTCGCTGAGTTAAATACATAATTAACAGTTTAtctcttgaattaaaaaaaaaaaagaaaaaaaaaaaggtaaagctGAAGCAAACAGAAGCAAACTCCATTTACAGGCAAAAGTGGATGTGATTTGGAATCTAAAGCTATGTCTGCTctccaacattttaaaatatgaaGAGAAGCAGCTGCGTGAATCAAAATTCACACAGACGGAGGTTGCGGCCTCGACACCCTTCTGGCTAACGTCTCCTTCCGTGGAAAACTGATCCTGCTTGTGCTTTCTGTTACAGTACCTGAGCATTGCAACACTTCACAGAATTCAATGTTCATGCtgatttcttctctttttctttttttcgagATGATTCAAAGGTTTGCTCTACCCTTCACCAAAAGACTTAAGTCTCATCATGACAGGGTCGAGAGTTAGAAGTGTAAAACACGAGGGAGGGCAGTGTCTGCGCGGGTGTGTACGTGAATTTTAGGTGAACGTTGGGTAGATATGCCATCGATTACATGAAGGGGACTTTGCCGGAAGCTGAATTTTCTGCTTCAaaccattttaaaatgtgtcataAGATGGGGAAGCTTAAAGAATACATTCCAGCTTAGCAGTTTAACAAATCTTTGTCAAATGCTAAACAACTAATGCTCAAGGCTAAAGCAAAGTGGGACAGAACCACAGTCAGGAACACAACAAAGTGAGCCCGCCGCTTCCCCTCAAGAAGAATTATACATGCAGGACCATAAAGCTATTTCAATGTTATTAACTGTGATTCGTTCAATCATTTACTGAATGAGGTTGTGTGTGGGGCAAATAATTTGTCCTCATATGATGTGAGACAATGCACTTAGTTGTCCTTGCATCTGATAGCGTCATTCTAATTAGCTGCTGGTTTGTCCGCTGATCAATTATGAGCCAGAACCACCTTTATAGAAATGAGGCCAAGTTTGCTTCATCACTGACCTGGCCGTGAGCTAGCTGTATGTGTATGCAGTATTACTCGCTCCTTACAGCATGTTTCCATCGGTGTGGCTGCTGTGGACCTTCTCCACGCCTTGAAGAAGTTATAACTGTCCCACAACTAAATCTCACTGGTCTGCGTGAAACTTGTGTGCTAGATCAaacgctccttccttcctttttgtcTATTTTTTTGTATGCTGTTTGTTTCAACCACTCTGAAACCTCACGTTTAAGTGAGTGCATGTTTGCACACAGCTGTCTACATGATGTCTCCATCCTCCATGCTAAAGCTGGACCTGCGGCTGGAGTCGACAGATTCCTCGGGGGACATTGCAGAGAGTAGTGGGTCTCCGCCCATAGGGGACAAAGGTTCGTCCATCATCAAGAAGCCCATATCGCCTCTCCTCACCTGGACATCCAGTCCGCTCAGGTCGCCCAGCCCTGACATGGCATCTGAGAATCCGGGTATCCCGTCGCACAAGTCCAGCGACTGGGCAAAGTCAAAGGGCTGGGAGCTCCCCACAGCTGGGAACTGGATGGGCTGCTGGGGTTGCAGGTGTTGTGGGAGTGGTGGGAGCTGCCCTGGTTGAGGCTGGCCCTGGTTCTGAGGGTGGAGGTGGGTCTGGGGGAGGAAGTGGTGCTGTTGGGCCTggggcggctgctgctgctgctgctgctgctgctgctgctgctgctgctgctgctgctgctgctgactaTGGTGGAGGTGCTGGGGCTGCTGATGGGCCTGGGGATGAGCGTGAGAAATGTTGTCCTCTGGACTGGTCTCTTGTTTTATGTAAGAAGGGATCAGGTCAGTCAGGTTGAGGGGAGAAGGAGAGCTGTTCGGCAGGCCATGCAGACGAGCCTGCATCTCCAACTCCTGTTGACAGTCGGCAGTGAGCAAAACCATCAGAACcatttgatttaaagtgctccTGAATATGTAACCGTTAGTATGTTACCTGGATGCGAAACAGCAGCTGTTTGTTGGCCATCTCCATCCTTTTGAAGTTGTTCTCCACTTCTCTGGATCTCTCAACATCTTTCTGCATACGCTTAATATACTCTACAGATGCCCTCAATATAGTGCCTTTGTTCCAGCGCACATCACTATGGAAACAGAAAAGTACACACAGACACCTTCCATGTATAAGTAACTGCCTAGATGCAACAGTTTGAATACAATTATGCAGTGATGTTGAACCAACTCACAGGTCGTTAGTTTTGGGAATCATGGTGCCCAGTTCTTTGATACGATCATTAATATTGAATCTTCTCCTCCTTTCAACTTTGAcagaaacaaaagaagaaaacagagaaaaTGAGAAACTGTAAGAAGAAAATTCTGATGCTGTTGTGGTAGCAATGCAAAGCACTTTGGGGTTACATAGTGAAAAATGAAAGAGACAAACAGCAACAGTCACAGGCAAGTGCACTCATGTGCTTGGACAGCAGAAAGGTTAACTATCCACCCAGCTGTTGTACTATGTCAGCTAAATCAGCACAAAGCTGTATAAAACTGTTTGTGCAAGAGACCGATTATGGTgtacgtgcgtgtgcgtgtgtgtgcgcgcgcgcgtgtgtgtgtgtgtgtgtgtgtgtgtgtgtgtgtaaagtaaATGTTTCTAAAGGCATTAGCAGAGAGtgaaatgagaaaataaagaatgGCTGGAGTACTCAGCACTCAGACTTACTCAGATTGTGGTTGTCTTTCTTCTGTCTCTCCTTTGCCAGCGCACGGGCTTCTGCACTTTGCAATAACAAAATGTGATTAACTAAAGGCTGAAAAAGCGCCTTGGCGCTGTACAGTTTGTCAGACAAGTACCACGACACAAATGACCAGACACAGTGGAGGTAAACATTTCAGACTCACTCAGTGCCGAGCAATGTCTATCGCTCAATGACATCTTGATAGTTTGGCGGTTTAGCATGAGAATGAGTGCGagtcaaaaccataaatgtccGCACCTGAGATTTCTCGCTTGATGGTCAGGTTGGCAGGACAGGAGTTGCTTGTCATAGCAATGGCGGGCCCCTTCATCCCCGGACCTGTGTACACATCCAGGTGACTGCTTGACAGGGGGAGctggcacacacacaaaacaacatacacacaatatataaatgttttcatgtacAAAAACAAGTAATGAACAATTAAAGATATTTGTAATATGGAGAGCAGCAGAACATTtgtgagtgtttcagctgagaTCACATTAAACATAAATGGGAGAGAAAGGCACTTTTTTAAAAGCGCTCAAATGTTCAATAACCTTTGTGATGTAAAATCTTAACAGTAAACTCCAGTACTGAAGTCCTAAATTCAACATGCCACAGTTAGTCAAGTATGCCTGGCTCATAATGTGACGAAACATAGGATCTGTGAAATTAAATACGATGCAAAAGACGGGGGGGGTCATTTTGAGCTGTGGCCAGCTCTACAGGGCTGTCCAGGGTGCACCCCCAACTCTCACCTCATAAAAGCTGGGACAGAGTCCAGCCCACCTGAGCAAAGGATGCAGCGAGTGTAGAAAATGGATGCATCGAAACAAAACAACTGTCCACCAATGCTATTTCTCCAAGTTTAAGGAGCATCGTGCACCTTGTTAAGTACCTTTATGAAGTCAGTGCTCTTGTTTAATGTGCTGTAAAGAGCATATAGCAGGAGATAATGCAATAATATAACACCTGAAAGCACCCTGCGATACACACAGCAATGATTGACAATCACCACATCTATCTTATCTTCTTTTTATGGCTCAATTCCCTCCTCTGCTTTCTCCAGCTTCTGAAAATATGCTTGTGGAGTGCTCCAAACTCCAAACCCCTTGCCCTTTAGACATTGTGTAACCACAGTTATCTATTTTGTATGGACTCCTAAAAAGAtttgattttcattttatttcgcAGGTTAATGACTGTGATGGACTTTTTATGCCTCGTAAGCAGCTGTATCACATTCCCTGAAGCAAGGGCAATATGACGCTGCTAATGAGGCCTGAAAGATAACGAGCACAAAGGAAAAGATAACTTATGAAGTAATCCAAAAGCTACTGTGCGATTTGTGAGATCAAACACACTCACATGCAAAAACATAGAAACAGATCTTGCAGGTTAAACTTCTGCAAGAAAGAATCCATGAGGCATATATCTCAATGTAACCATGGTATTGTCACAGTTTGGAGCCATAACCAGTTCTTTAAATACCAATGCAAACCATCCAACGTGAAGATGCATGTTAATAAAATTTCAAGCTGTGTAGATGTGGAAAATCTTAAATTCTTCTCAATAATAGCCCCGGAAAACAGTGGTTTTCATACAACATTCTTGAATAATTCATCATCATCTGCTGGAAAATCTGATTTTTTTCCTGTCCTAATAAAAACTGATATTTGGTCTCACTTGCAGTGCTGCACTAAGTGCATTTCTGCTGACAACAgaacacaaaagaaaacacacacccTCCGTTCCAGTCTTATTCCAGGCCTCTTCCATGCTTCTGCACTGATCACATCCTGATTGGAAAATTCACCACCATGCTTCCCTCCAGTAAGATTTCATTCAATTAATCTTACAACCAAGGTTGAGCAGAAGCGGCTCAGTGTGATCATCTATAAGCGCACACACGTACATCTACCTTTAAGAGTCAAACTGTTCCCTTGTGCCTGGTATTCAGTGGTGTCCCAGGCTTTTGCTAAACTTTGAGATTCCAAGAATTCCATGGAATTTGCTGCTTTAATCCCCATCAGGATTAGCAGGTGAGTTTTACTCAATGTTCTGCCAGTTGGGAATAAAGctggaatttctttttttcagcccTGTTAAAATACTGATTTGCACTagcttctcacacacacattatctTAAGTTTGATCAGTATGTGTGGCCCAATCAAATCAATCAGtgttacagacacacacacatgcaaggaGACGCACTTAAGAGTGATTAAACCAATCAACCACACAAAGCAGGGAGAGATAAAGCTACAGAAGGATTTTGTAGGTTTTCCTCATCAAAATGAACAGCGGTGGAAGTGGTAAAATCAGGCAGATGACCACCCGGTGAGTGGATTGGAACAATTTTTGTCCCAACGTTATGATCTTAAAATGTCTGAAAATCTTTATTCGAGTCCTGCAGGAGCACGCATTACAAGCCAACGCAGAAACCAGCTCAGAAAATGAAGTCCTTTCACACACTCCACTTCCTCTGCTAGGGCTCATCTTATAATCAGGGACCCAAGGCTGAAAGTTagagctgctgctgttgttgctgctgccgctgcatcCGTCCTAACCGAGGTTTGGATCAGTAACTTACAGAGAAAAACGCCAAGCAACTCTCTCAGCTTCAAATCAAAGGCATATTAGAGTAACAATTTTGTTGTCTTACCAGCTGAATCTGTTCTCCTTCAATAACTTCCACAATGGCATATGTCTTATTCATCTCCTTCATCCTACACGCCTTCCCTTACAAGGCCGGAAGGGCTCTCTTGTTCTCTTTTGGTAGATGGGCAGCGCATGCAGCTCTCTCTGCCACGGCCACCCCTGTCCTGGGAGAATGACCTCGGCAGCACCGTTCCTGTCTTTCTTCTACCTCCGCTCCCTACCAAACCGGAGTGAACTTTCCCCTAACTGGACTTTCAGCCTGTTTTCCCCTTGCATAAATTGTCCTCATCCACTTTTCCCTCCTCCTTGCTTTTCTTCCTCCCCCCTTTCCCTCCCCCACCTCCCTCTCTCCAACTGTCTTGTAAACAAGTTGAACTCTAACTGCTGGTAGTTTAATTGTTAATTTTCTGAGTGTGTTCCTTCAGACACAAAGCACTGCACAGTCCTCTAATGACATGTCTTTTCTACAGTTTCTAACTATGTCCAACATGGTTTAGGGATGGAATGTTTAGTGTTTAAGTGAATTATACActtcttttttgcatttgcacgGGTTGGTCTATGCGATTTCTGT
This genomic window from Cololabis saira isolate AMF1-May2022 chromosome 8, fColSai1.1, whole genome shotgun sequence contains:
- the tfeb gene encoding transcription factor EB isoform X2; protein product: MASRIGLRMQLMRDQLQQEEQRERQQQQQQQNAALQYMQHRMAPPAPTPAISTPQHYQSMQVPVEVLKVQTHLENPTDYHIRQSRRQQVKEYLSTTFATKQTIHAVSAPQQPSPPANLVPTGGSGSAPQPQPLHSPHMRTEQLMSGNSTPNSPMAMLNIGSSHEKEMDEVIDNIISMQSNYDDGQPYIDSVQMPNTLPLSSSHLDVYTGPGMKGPAIAMTSNSCPANLTIKREISEARALAKERQKKDNHNLIERRRRFNINDRIKELGTMIPKTNDLDVRWNKGTILRASVEYIKRMQKDVERSREVENNFKRMEMANKQLLFRIQELEMQARLHGLPNSSPSPLNLTDLIPSYIKQETSPEDNISHAHPQAHQQPQHLHHSQQQQQQQQQQQQQQQQQQQPPQAQQHHFLPQTHLHPQNQGQPQPGQLPPLPQHLQPQQPIQFPAVGSSQPFDFAQSLDLCDGIPGFSDAMSGLGDLSGLDVQVRRGDMGFLMMDEPLSPMGGDPLLSAMSPEESVDSSRRSSFSMEDGDIM
- the tfeb gene encoding transcription factor EB isoform X1; the protein is MNSCVFQSIPESQLHSPLGLDCGALTSARPPLPPRPSAMASRIGLRMQLMRDQLQQEEQRERQQQQQQQNAALQYMQHRMAPPAPTPAISTPQHYQSMQVPVEVLKVQTHLENPTDYHIRQSRRQQVKEYLSTTFATKQTIHAVSAPQQPSPPANLVPTGGSGSAPQPQPLHSPHMRTEQLMSGNSTPNSPMAMLNIGSSHEKEMDEVIDNIISMQSNYDDGQPYIDSVQMPNTLPLSSSHLDVYTGPGMKGPAIAMTSNSCPANLTIKREISEARALAKERQKKDNHNLIERRRRFNINDRIKELGTMIPKTNDLDVRWNKGTILRASVEYIKRMQKDVERSREVENNFKRMEMANKQLLFRIQELEMQARLHGLPNSSPSPLNLTDLIPSYIKQETSPEDNISHAHPQAHQQPQHLHHSQQQQQQQQQQQQQQQQQQQPPQAQQHHFLPQTHLHPQNQGQPQPGQLPPLPQHLQPQQPIQFPAVGSSQPFDFAQSLDLCDGIPGFSDAMSGLGDLSGLDVQVRRGDMGFLMMDEPLSPMGGDPLLSAMSPEESVDSSRRSSFSMEDGDIM